The Rhodoferax ferrireducens T118 DNA segment CCCCTCCTGCGTGTCTGCTTGTCCGGTGTCGGCCATGACGAAAGACCCGGCAACCGGCATTGTGGCCTACGACCCCGGCGCCTGTGTCGGCTGCCGTTATTGTGTGGTGGCTTGCCCGTTTGGTATTCCCAAATACCAATACGACTCGCCCACCGGCAAGATTGGCAAATGTGAGTTGTGTCGTCATCGCTACGCTGACGGTCACTACTCCGCCTGCGCCGAAGTATGCCCAACCGGTGCCACGCTCTATGGCCGCAGTGCCGATCTGCTGCTTGAAGCCAAACGACGTATTGCACTCAAGCCCGGCAGCGTCACACGTTACCCGAGAGGCAAGATTGGCGGCCCGGATCAGAGCTATGAAGGTCCGGTCGGCAACTATCTCCAGCACGTGTATGGCGAGAAAGAATTCGGCGGCACGCAGGTGCTCAAACTCTCCGCGGTAACTTTTGCCAAGGTCGGCATGCCCGACTTGCCACCCAAGTCGTCGGCGGCCACGTCGGAGACCCTCCAGCATTCACTTTACGGTGGATTGGTGATGCCGGTGGTCGTGTTGGGCGCATTGAGCTTCATTGCCAAACGCAACGTACATGACGAGGACGATGAGTCAGGCACTGACAAAGACAAAGGGGAGAAGTGATCATGACGACTCATCAACATGCGGCGCCCACACCGGTCGGCGGCAGTCTGGTCAATGCGGCAACGCTGGTCTGTGGTGTTCTCATTGCCATCATGGCTGCCATTCTTCTGGTGCGCTTCATATTTGGCCTGGGGATGGTGGCCAATATCAACGACGGTTACTCCTGGGGCATCTGGGTCGTGGTCGATGTGATGATCGGCTCGGCGCTGGCCTGCGGCGGCTTCTCGGTCGCCTTGCTGGTCTATATTTTCAACAAAGGTGAATACCACCCGCTGGTGCGTCCGGCTCTGCTGGCCAGTCTTTTTGGCTACACACTCGCGGGCGCGGGCATCTTCGTGGACCTTGGGCGCTGGTGGAACTTCTGGCACATCTTCTGGCCGGGCTATGCCAATCCCAGTTCCGTGATGTTTGAGGTGGCGGTTTGCGTCACGGCCTACATCCTGGTGATGTGGATTGAGTTTTCACCCGTGTTTCTGGAAAAAATGGGCAGACGGGATGTGAAGAAGAAACTCAACAAGTGGCTGTTCTTCTTTATTGCGCTGGGCGTGTTGTTGCCCATGATGCATCAGTCCTCGCTGGGCACCATGCTGGTGGTGATGGGTGGGCAGGTGAATCCGTTGTGGCAAACGCCCGCGGTGCCCTTGATCTACCTTCTCACCGCCATCGTGATTGGATATGGCGTGGTGCTGTTCGAGTCCTGTGTCGCGGCAGCCGGTTACCGCCGGACGATAGAGATGCGTCTGCTCAACCCGTTGTCCAAAATCATGCTGGGTGTGCTGGCGGTTTATCTGGTGGTGCGCTTTGGCGACCTGCTGATTCGGGGCGCGCTGGGTGAGGCTTTTCATCCGGACTGGGTCGCCATCTCGTTCTGGATTGAGAACATCGCCTTTGTCGCGCCCTTCTTCCTGATTGGCAGCACGCAGGCTCGGCGCAACCCGGCCAATCTGTTTCTGGCAGGCATTGCCATCATGATCGGTGGCATCTTGCTGCGCCTCAATGGCTTCCTGATTGGCTATGGGCATTTCACCGGCTCGGGCTGGACCTACTTCCCCTCGCTGGCCGAAGTCATGGTCACTGTCGGCATCTTCGCCATCGAGGTGCTCGGGTACATCATCATCACCCGCCGCTTCCCGGTGTTGCCGCGGGAACATGCGCAGGTCGCTTCTTAAATAAAACAAGGACGGAGACAAAAATGTCACAACGTATCACCATTGATCCGATCACCCGCATTGAAGGCCATTTGCGCATCGATGTCGACATCGATGGCGGCAAGGTCAACAAAGCCTGGTCGTCCGGCCAGATGTGGCGCGGGGTGGAACTGATCTTGCTGGGACGCGATCCGCGCGACGCCTGGGCCATCACGCAGCGCATCTGCGGGGTCT contains these protein-coding regions:
- the hybB gene encoding Ni/Fe-hydrogenase cytochrome b subunit, with the protein product MTTHQHAAPTPVGGSLVNAATLVCGVLIAIMAAILLVRFIFGLGMVANINDGYSWGIWVVVDVMIGSALACGGFSVALLVYIFNKGEYHPLVRPALLASLFGYTLAGAGIFVDLGRWWNFWHIFWPGYANPSSVMFEVAVCVTAYILVMWIEFSPVFLEKMGRRDVKKKLNKWLFFFIALGVLLPMMHQSSLGTMLVVMGGQVNPLWQTPAVPLIYLLTAIVIGYGVVLFESCVAAAGYRRTIEMRLLNPLSKIMLGVLAVYLVVRFGDLLIRGALGEAFHPDWVAISFWIENIAFVAPFFLIGSTQARRNPANLFLAGIAIMIGGILLRLNGFLIGYGHFTGSGWTYFPSLAEVMVTVGIFAIEVLGYIIITRRFPVLPREHAQVAS
- the hybA gene encoding hydrogenase 2 operon protein HybA translates to MDTRRHFLKGVVAGGAAITSAAVAPPACARETHSRPAEALGLLYDATLCIGCKACVAACKEANNNPPEFSTEDRLWDTPLDTSGYTFNIIKMYRNGTMQTKDAEVNGFAFMKTSCMHCADPSCVSACPVSAMTKDPATGIVAYDPGACVGCRYCVVACPFGIPKYQYDSPTGKIGKCELCRHRYADGHYSACAEVCPTGATLYGRSADLLLEAKRRIALKPGSVTRYPRGKIGGPDQSYEGPVGNYLQHVYGEKEFGGTQVLKLSAVTFAKVGMPDLPPKSSAATSETLQHSLYGGLVMPVVVLGALSFIAKRNVHDEDDESGTDKDKGEK